A genomic region of Raphanus sativus cultivar WK10039 chromosome 6, ASM80110v3, whole genome shotgun sequence contains the following coding sequences:
- the LOC108806165 gene encoding pentatricopeptide repeat-containing protein At2g36730, with the protein MSSNFKSKKHQCLVFLKLCPSIKHLLQIHAQIHLSSLQSDSFIISELVRVSSLSHSKDLAFARTLLLQSSDSSPSTWNMLSRGYASSDSPVESVRIYSEMKRRRIKPNKLTFPFLLNACASFFGLTAGRQIQVDVLKHGFDSDVYVGNNLIHLYGSCKKTSDARKVFDEMSERNVVSWNSIMTAMVENGKFSLANECFAEMIDARFCPDETTMVVLLSACVGNLSLGKLVHSQVMVRELDLNCRLGTALVDMYSKSGGLEYARLVFERMRDRNVWTWSAMIVGLAQNGFAEEALQLFIKMKKESSSVRPNYVTFLGVLCACSHVGLVEEGYRYFREMERTHKIKPMMIHYGAMVDILGRAGRLSEAYGFIKKMPFEPDAVVWRTLLSACSVHHDEDGEGIGERVKKRLIELEPKRSGNLVIVANRFAEARMWDEAAEVRRVMKENKIKKIAGESCLVLGGSVHRFFSGYDPRFEYVSMYGLLDLFKLHLINDNYMVSDSNSFS; encoded by the coding sequence GAGTTCAAACTTCAAATCAAAGAAACATCAATGCCTTGTCTTCCTCAAGCTCTGTCCCTCCATCAAACACCTCTTACAGATCCATGCTCAAAtccatctctcttctctccaaTCCGACAGCTTTATCATCAGCGAACTCGTACGTGTTTCTTCACTATCTCACTCCAAAGACCTCGCCTTTGCTCGAACCCTTCTCCTTCAATCCTCTGACTCGTCTCCTTCCACTTGGAACATGCTCAGCAGAGGTTACGCTTCAAGTGATTCCCCTGTAGAATCGGTTCGGATCTACTCCGAGATGAAACGACGACGAATCAAACCCAACAAGCTCACGTTTCCTTTTCTTCTCAACGCTTGCGCTTCCTTTTTCGGCCTCACAGCGGGGAGACAGATACAAGTAGATGTTTTGAAACACGGGTTTGACTCCGATGTTTATGTCGGGAACAATCTGATTCATTTGTACGGTTCTTGTAAGAAAACTTCGGATGCTAGGaaggtgttcgacgaaatgtCTGAGAGAAACGTTGTCTCATGGAACTCTATTATGACTGCTATGGTTGAGAACGGGAAGTTCAGTTTGGCGAATGAGTGTTTCGCCGAGATGATCGATGCGAGGTTCTGTCCTGATGAGACGACGATGGTGGTTTTGCTCTCTGCTTGTGTAGGTAACTTGAGTTTGGGGAAGTTGGTGCATTCGCAGGTTATGGTGAGAGAGTTGGATTTGAACTGTAGACTAGGTACTGCGCTTGTTGACATGTATTCAAAGTCTGGTGGGTTAGAGTATGCTAGGTTAGTTTTCGAGAGGATGCGTGACAGAAACGTTTGGACTTGGAGCGCGATGATCGTAGGGTTAGCACAAAATGGATTTGCGGAGGAAGCTCTTCAGCTTTTTATCAAGATGAAGAAGGAATCATCATCGGTGAGACCAAACTACGTGACGTTTCTAGGTGTTCTATGCGCTTGCAGCCACGTAGGATTGGTGGAGGAAGGGTACAGATACTTCAGGGAGATGGAGAGAACACACAAGATCAAACCGATGATGATTCACTACGGGGCGATGGTGGATATCTTGGGACGTGCAGGTAGATTAAGCGAGGCGTATGGCTTCATAAAGAAGATGCCTTTTGAGCCTGACGCGGTTGTTTGGAGGACGCTACTCTCTGCTTGCAGTGTTCATCACGATGAAGATGGTGAAGGGATTGGagagagagtgaagaagagGTTGATTGAGTTGGAGCCAAAGAGGAGTGGCAATTTGGTGATTGTGGCGAATAGGTTTGCGGAAGCGAGGATGTGGGATGAGGCAGCAGAGGTTAGGAGAGTGATGAAGGAGAATAAGATTAAGAAGATAGCTGGAGAGAGTTGTCTGGTGCTGGGAGGGTCAGTTCATAGATTCTTCTCGGGGTATGATCCTCGTTTTGAGTATGTATCCATGTATGGGTTATTAGATTTGTTCAAGTTGCATTTGATAAATGACAATTATATGGTCAGTGATTCAAATTCATTTTCTTGA
- the LOC108811516 gene encoding UDP-glycosyltransferase 73C1 — translation MASETSQKFHTPLHFVLFPFMAQGHMIPMVDIARLLAQRGVTITIVTTPHNASRFKNVLNRAVQSGLPINLVQVKFPSQESGSPQGLENVDLLDSSVPLASFFTEIYMIEEPVENLMKDIQPRPSCIIADMCLPFTNRIAKNFGIPKIIFHGMGCFNLLCLHIMRENYEFWETIESNKEYFHIPNFPDRVEFTKAQLPLVAGDGEWKEILDGMIDGDNTSYGVIVNTFEELEPDYIRDYKKVKAGKVWSIGPVSLCNKVGLDKAERGNKAAIDQEECIKWLDSKEEGSVLYVCLGSICNVPLAQLKELGLGLEESQRTFIWVIRNWEKYNELDEWISESGFKEIIKERGLLIRGWSPQVLILSHPAVGGFLTHCGWNSTLEGITSGVPLLTWPLFGDQFCNEKLAVEVLKVGVRSGVEDPMSWGEEEKIGMLVDREGVKKAVEALMGDTDEAKERRERVKKLGELAHKAVDEGGSSHSNITSLLEDILQQAQINI, via the coding sequence ATGGCTTCTGAAACATCTCAAAAGTTTCATACTCCTCTTCACTTTGTTCTCTTCCCTTTCATGGCTCAAGGCCACATGATCCCCATGGTCGATATCGCAAGGCTCTTAGCTCAGCGTGGTGTGACTATAACCATTGTCACTACACCTCACAACGCTTCGCGGTTCAAGAACGTTCTTAACCGGGCCGTTCAGTCCGGTTTGCCCATCAATCTTGTGCAAGTGAAGTTTCCATCTCAAGAATCTGGTTCACCACAAGGACTCGAGAATGTGGACTTGCTTGATTCATCGGTGCCGTTAGCATCTTTCTTTACAGAAATTTATATGATCGAGGAACCGGTCGAGAATCTCATGAAAGATATCCAACCAAGGCCAAGCTGCATAATAGCCGACATGTGTTTGCCTTTTACAAACAGAATCGCCAAGAACTTTGGTATACCAAAGATCATCTTTCATGGCATGGGttgctttaaccttctttgTTTGCACATCATGCGGGAAAACTACGAGTTTTGGGAAACCATAGAGTCTAATAAGGAGTACTTCCACATTCCAAATTTTCCTGACAGAGTTGAGTTCACAAAAGCTCAGCTTCCGCTGGTAGCTGGTGATGGAGAGTGGAAAGAGATTTTAGACGGGATGATTGATGGGGATAACACTTCTTATGGTGTGATTGTCAACACGTTTGAAGAACTTGAGCCAGATTATATTAGAGACTACAAGAAGGTTAAGGCAGGTAAAGTATGGAGCATCGGACCGGTTTCCTTGTGCAACAAGGTAGGGTTAGACAAAGCTGAGAGAGGAAATAAGGCGGCCATTGATCAAGAGGAGTGTATCAAATGGCTTgattccaaagaagaagggtcGGTGCTATATGTTTGCCTTGGAAGTATATGCAATGTTCCTCTGGCTCAGCTCAAAGAGCTAGGGCTTGGCCTTGAGGAATCCCAAAGAACTTTCATTTGGGTCATAAGAAATTGGGAGAAGTATAATGAATTAGATGAATGGATCTCAGAGAGCGGATTTAAAGAAATAATCAAAGAAAGAGGCCTTCTCATTAGAGGATGGTCGCCACAAGTGCTTATCCTTTCACATCCTGCCGTTGGAGGATTCTTGACTCACTGTGGATGGAACTCGACACTTGAAGGGATAACCTCGGGAGTTCCATTGCTCACATGGCCATTGTTTGGAGACCAATTCTGCAATGAGAAGTTGGCGGTGGAGGTATTGAAAGTTGGTGTTCGATCAGGTGTTGAAGATCCCATGAGTTggggagaagaggagaagatagGAATGTTGGTGGATAGAGAAGGAGTGAAGAAGGCTGTGGAAGCATTGATGGGTGATACTGATGAAGCTAAAGAGAGAAGGGAAAGAGTTAAAAAGCTTGGAGAATTAGCTCATAAGGCTGTTGATGAAGGAGGCTCTTCTCATTCCAACATCACATCGCTCTTGGAAGACATACTGCAACAAGCACAAATCAATATCTGA
- the LOC108806167 gene encoding SWR1 complex subunit 2, with the protein MESDKEEEQMVFLDRTTRATRGKRMTKLLDDEVEEDEQFWNQEALKEEEHDDEYEAEAEAADEFDSDFNDDEPEPEAVAENEKEERDLPKKRLIYPGKTTQKKNKKKKLVSKLEDTSPEDEKPSEELGDKEEEDEKETQEDMMEGEKVIRKSTRTSVIVRQAERDALRAAIQATTKPIIRKKVGEEKRMTQEEMLLEAAQTEIMNMRNLERVLAREEEVKKKAIVHKDVYKGPQVRYLSKDGCNYIEFCNGASFSSEISTKTLPYPEKAVCVITGLPAKYRDPKTGLAYATLDAFKAIRERFMEEHNGLRKKMEMGDLFDTLAAAKGFSAKRKRTMVPKTSRSISLFRNSARFCNLDTPEASEEDSDSDSD; encoded by the exons ATGGAAAGCGATAAAGAAGAAGAGCAGATGGTGTTCTTGGACCGTACAACCCGAGCTACACGTGGTAAACG AATGACCAAGTTGCTTGATGATGAAGTAGAAGAAGATGAGCAGTTTTGGAACCAAGAAGCTCTTAAAGAG GAAGAACATGATGATGAATATGAAGCAGAAGCTGAAGCTGCTGATGAGTTTGACAGTGACTTCAATGACGAT GAGCCTGAACCTGAAGCAGTTGCAGAAAATGAAAAGGAAGAGAG GGATTTGCCGAAGAAGCGGTTGATTTACCCTGGGAAAACtactcaaaagaaaaacaagaagaagaagctagttTCGAAACTTGAAGATACTTCTCCTGAAGATGAGAAGCCAAGTGAAGAGCTGggagacaaagaagaagaagatgaaaaagaaacacaagaagATATGATGGAAGGTGAGAAGGTCATAAGAAAATCTACACGGACTTCAGTGATTGTAAGGCAAGCTGAACGAGATGCATTGCGTGCTGCTATACAAGCCACAACtaag CCGATAATAAGGAAAAAAGTAGGGGAGGAGAAACGAATGACGCAAGAAGAGATGCTGCTCGAAGCTGCTCAAACAG AGATCATGAACATGAGGAACTTAGAACGTGTGTTGGCAAGGGAAGAAGAAGTGAAAAAGAAAGCGATTGTGCATAAAGATGTTTACAAGGGTCCTCAGGTTCGGTATCTTTCAAAAGATG GGTGCAACTATATAGAGTTCTGTAATGGTGCATCATTCAGTTCAGAGATTTCCACCAAGACTCTTCCGT ATCCAGAAAAGGCTGTATGTGTGATTACTGGATTACCTGCCAA GTACAGAGATCCAAAAACTGGTCTTGCTTATGCAACTCTAGACGCCTTCAAAGCGATACGAGAAAG GTTCATGGAGGAGCACAATGGGTTGAGGAAGAAAATGGAGATGGGAGATTTGTTTGACACACTTGCGGCGGCCAAGGGATTTTCTGCAAAACGAAAGAGAACCATGGTTCCAAAGACGAGCAGATCGATTTCCCTCTTCAGAAACTCAGCTCGTTTCTGTAATTTGGACACTCCAGAAGCGAGTGAAGAAGATTCAGACTCAGATTCTGATTGA